A window of the Triplophysa rosa linkage group LG23, Trosa_1v2, whole genome shotgun sequence genome harbors these coding sequences:
- the ttc21a gene encoding tetratricopeptide repeat protein 21B: MREKYFRHAINTAEKYLQLYNNDPVLRFIKAVGSLMEGDTQEAMRDLIHLKDQSHLSLCSTIALMNAHRRRETLDEEALNALTSDLKLSGSTAGVRALYYAALLYWILDRNVKARHCINKLLKLSDKSPQGLVLKGWIILTSELTENKPQAIRYFDSAGQDSEDVFGLMGKVEFLMAKQKQPCALDIVNQIIVSHPDFVPALNLKMKIFMSLRDWEQTEELARRILERDEHDLKALQMMAVIAAAKDGDMGLVILFSF, from the exons atgagAGAGAAGTACTTCAGACACGCAATAAATACAGCTGAGAAATATTTACAACTGTACAACAATGATCCTGTGCTCCGGTTTATCAAAGCTGTTGGATCTCTGATGGAAG GTGACACGCAGGAGGCGATGAGAGATCTCATTCATCTGAAGGATCAGTCTCAcctctctctgtgttcaactATAGCTCTCATGAACGCTCACAGACGCCGTGAGACTCTGG ATGAAGAGGCGTTGAATGCGCTGACCTCTGACCTGAAGCTGTCGGGCTCAACAGCAGGTGTCAGGGCGCTGTATTACGCAGCTCTGCTTTACTGGATCCTCGACCGGAACGTCAAAGCCAGACACTGCATCAACAAACTGCTGAAGCTGTCAGATAAATCCCCACAG GGGCTTGTCCTCAAGGGCTGGATTATATTGACATCTGAGTTGACGGAGAACAAACCTCAGGCCATCCGTTACTTCGACAGCGCCGGTCAGGACTCTGAGGATGTGTTCGGGCTCATGGGAAAG GTTGAGTTTCTCATGGCGAAACAGAAGCAGCCGTGCGCTCTTGATATTGTGAATCAGATCATAGTTTCTCATCCAGATTTCGTCCCAGCGCTCAATCTGAAGATGAAGATCTTTATGTCTCTGCGTGACTGGGAACAAACTGAAGAGCTCGCTCGCAG AATTCTGGAGAGAGATGAACACGATTTAAAAGCTCTTCAGATGATGGCTGTCATTGCTGCGGCTAAAGATGGAGATATGGGGCTGGTAATTCTGTTTTCATTCTAA
- the gorasp1b gene encoding Golgi reassembly-stacking protein 1b: MGLIQSVFTAEGGYHVHGIQENSPAQRAGLEPFFDFILSVGHARLNKDNSMLKDLLKANIEKPVKMEVYSSKVLKIRELEVIPSNMWGGQGLLGASVRFCTFHGASHNVWHVLDVELNSPAALAGLKPYSDYIVGADQVLQASEDFFTLIEASEGKALKLLVYNTERDDCREVHITPNGAWGGEGSLGCGIGFGYLHRIPTRSLASSQQQQQHDTYPASETLEERHSSETFLEDFSDASGCDVTADASGHKTDFQVSTPLEKQWEFKDVYDDDGVYSREDVSVIISRSENSTVTADVQKNDSGIHSVEEGPVTLNMEATCDEMNTFPQ; this comes from the exons ATGGGTTTGATTCAGAGCGTGTTTACTGCAGAGGGCGGCTATCACGTGCACGGG ATTCAGGAGAACTCACCAGCTCAGAGAGCCGGACTGGAGCCCTTCTTTGACTTCATTCTGTCTGTAGGACACGCACGGCTG AATAAAGACAACAGTATGCTGAAAGATCTTCTGAAGGCAAACATCGAGAAGCCTGTGAAGATGGAGGTGTACAGCAGTAAAGTGCTGAAGATCAGAGAGCTGGAGGTCATCCCCAGTAACATGTGGGGTGGTCAGGGTTTACTGGGCGCCAGCGTTCGATTCTGCACCTTTCATGGGGCCAGTCACAACGTCTGGCATGTTTTG GATGTGGAACTCAATTCACCGGCCGCTCTGGCTGGACTGAAGCCGTATTCAGATTATATTGTTGGTGCGGATCAGGTGCTACAGGCA TCGGAGGATTTCTTCACGCTGATAGAAGCGTCCGAGGGGAAAGCATTGAAACTTCTGGTGTATAACACAGAGAGAGACGACTGCAGGGAGGTTCACATCACTCCTAATGGAGCGTGGGGCGGAGAGGGAAG TCTTGGTTGTGGCATTGGGTTCGGCTACCTGCATCGCATCCCCACAAGATCGCTCGCATCCtcgcaacaacaacaacaacacgaCACCTATCCAGCATCAGAAACCCTGGAGGAAAGGCACAGTTCTGAA ACATTTTTAGAGGATTTCTCGGATGCGTCGGGCTGTGATGTGACAGCAGACGCTTCTGGGCATAAGACCGACTTTCAAGTTTCAACACCATTAGAGAAACAGTGGGAGTTCAAAGATGTCT ATGATGACGACGGAGTCTACAGCCGTGAGGATGTATCTGTCATCATCA GCCGCTCTGAAAACAGCACGGTCACAGCAGACGTCCAGAAGAATGACTCTGGGATCCACAGTGTTGAAGAAGGACCTGTGACTTTAAATATGGAGGCAACGTGCGATGAGATGAACACATTTCCACAGTGA